A single Triticum dicoccoides isolate Atlit2015 ecotype Zavitan chromosome 2A, WEW_v2.0, whole genome shotgun sequence DNA region contains:
- the LOC119354722 gene encoding mavicyanin-like produces MAANPDREVCHRAGRGGKMLLPVMAVLAAVVLASLPSAAVATNYTVGDEKGWNPKVDYTSWVKKHRPFYTGDWLLFEYQNGRSDVVQVDEVGYDNCDKESAISSHSKGTSYAFQLKEAKDYFFICSYGYCYSGMKLAVTAKKGPASSSPDSGSSSSSSPAAKSSSKSAASPLAARNAAPLAAAVGAAAMLLRML; encoded by the exons ATGGCAGCCAATCCAGATCGGGAGGTGTGCCACCGggcagggagaggagggaagatgcTGCTGCCGGTGATGGCCGTCTTGGCGGCGGTGGTGCTGGCGTCGctgccgtcggcggcggtggcgaccAACTACACGGTGGGCGACGAGAAGGGGTGGAACCCCAAGGTGGACTACACCTCCTGGGTGAAGAAGCACCGCCCCTTCTACACGGGCGACTGGCTCC TGTTCGAGTACCAGAACGGGCGGTCGGACGTGGTGCAGGTGGACGAGGTCGGCTACGACAACTGCGACAAGGAGAGCGCCATCAGCAGCCACAGCAAGGGGACCAGCTACGCATTCCAGCTCAAGGAGGCCAAGGACTACTTCTTCATCTGCAGCTACGGCTACTGCTACTCCGGCATGAAGCTCGCCGTCACCGCCAAGAAGGGCCCCGCCTCTTCCTCCCCCGACTCcggctcgtcctcctcctcctcgccggccgccaAGTCATCCTCCAAATCCGCCGCCTCCCCTCTCGCCGCCCGcaacgccgcccccctcgccgccgccgtgggCGCCGCCGCCATGCTACTCAGGATGCTCTGA